Below is a window of Populus alba chromosome 2, ASM523922v2, whole genome shotgun sequence DNA.
ATGCATCTGAGGGCAGAAAAGAATCCCTCAAAAGTTTGGGATCGCTTGTCATATATTCCATGTGTTCTTAATGcattttaaagcttttttcaaAGACAAGAGATCCCATGAAGTCATTGCATTCAAAGATTTAAGCTCCAAGCAAAGACAAGAGATCCCACAAAGTCGTTGCATTCAAAGATCTCCAAGTTTGAAGCAAAGACAAGAAATCCCATGAAAGGAGAGATCAAAAGAGTTgtaatagttgtttttcaaagtgttttttatttaaaaatatattgcaataactttttttattttttaaaaaattatttttttatatcagcatgtcaaaataatctgaaaacataaaaaaaattaatttaaagtaaagatcaaattaaaaaaatttatttttttcaaaaatatttttgaaacacaaaatcaaacaagcCCGAAaacttattatataatatagcTACAAGTCATTACCGACCATGGTATTTGACTAATGTGTTACATGTTCCCTGGTAACaccaataatatatatagctATAAGAAAAGTTATCCTTGTTTTACTTACATAGTCATATctcctctcttttgttttttagggtATGATTCATAATCATATCCTTAATTCACGCTAATTGCATCACGATtgggttttaaaaatgtttatcaGTTTCTTATTGAGCACAaataacattgatttagacCATCCAACTTTATAGTTGAATTCTATAcatgaaaatcattaaattaatacatgtgtgtgtgcatatatatatacttgctaCACATTTTCTACTACAATAAACAAACGAGGTTTTATATGATCTTGTTtaccataagttttttttttaattgagataatcttaaatatttttaataagaaaatcaaatttcttttataataaattaggaTTACTATATAATAAGGAGAATATCAATGTGccaatgttttaataaaatcaaaattaagtgAGATTAACaattatagaataataatatcatatttttcataattgttAGATGCAATATAAATCCATGatccaggtaaaaaaaatatatttcataattataagaCTCGTCCTAATCCAAAGCTTGAGTTGCTAGTTGGGCATGCTAGTAAATGCATTAACCTaagtttattggattttttaataaaataaaattatttttgacaatttaaaaaaaaaactaaaattacatgttctagaaaaaaaaaccttaaaaaatccTTGATGATTCTTCCTTGAGTTTTGACTAGTTGCCAAGTCTGAACCGAGTTTAACTTGGTTAATTTCCTGAATAATTCAAAAGCAAACTTATCCTGGTCCAAGCCTTCAATTAATGGATCATCAAAATTGACCTGTTAAACAAGGTTAAGTTTAACATCTATATTATTCCACGTGACTGAAAATTCATGATAAAcctaggccttgtttgttttatgaaaagtttgacttggttttcaagaaagtattttttttttatctgaacaAATAACACTTTTATAAGttttaagaaattcaaaaatatcttgttatttgttgattatatcaaatttggttattaatttttattgttatatactttgctttgaatttcttatttttttcaattttcattgtttggaacttgatttaatttaatttttatatcaactttggtctttattttttttatcatttgttttcttcttatccttttcttaattgtaattttttatctataagatCCAGTCCCAATTtcttattgctatttattttacttgaattaatttatgaaattgatttttttttcaaatttttttattttttcacttgcaGATTCGTtctccattctttttattattatttattttatttgaaataacttatgaaactatattatttttttcaattcaatccttctttaacttttttatatgtcaaattTGGGTTCCATTCTTTCaataaacttgaagaaaaaaaaatcaacaagttatttttcaatttattttctataacacattcaaatattcaaaaatattttctactaATTTCTAACTACCCTATCAaacataaaaagtaatttacttTCAGAAATCcacttaattatttatttatttaaaaaaaaaaaaaaaaacactcgatAACAACCAACCAGGCCTCGTGATAAATTAGACAAGGCGTGAGCAGAGTGGTTCATCTGGCGCATGACTTGGACATGGATGAGGTGCGTGGGGACGGAAGAGGAGGAGAAATGAGTTGAAGTCCCGTCTTCATCGGTCCATCGCACGCGACATGTTCTCATGATTTCACGGATAAGACGCTTTAGTAAAAGGGCATCCTatgtctttcttcattttcctcaCATGTTAAGTTTCTATCATgtcttttatttcttcattttctttcacaAAAGCTTTTCGTAGTTCACAAGCAACTAATCAAGTTCCTCCCCAttatatcaattgttttttaaaagtaatttttacgaaaataataaacaatttaaaaacataaaaaaactaatttaaatttttacataaacactttccaatcatgaaaattaagttAGGTCATTCGAAAGTGtggtgattttttgtttttgactgtttttaaaaaacatgttcgatgtgaaaaaaatatttaaataatatatttttagtgttttatcataattttgatatattaatatataaaataacatttttcaaaaacttattttacgtgatttaaaaaaaaaaaaaaacaagaataagcaTCAATCTACAAGAACTCGAAAAGTTTCAACTATTACAGAATAATAAGTTTAGAAAGATGCTATTCCTAGACTTACCATGTTAATCAATCGAATATACctttgtataataataataaaaataataatttcattaagGTGGTAATAAAACATTTAATACATGTATTAGTCATATGATTAACGAGTTTTCGACTTAAACATGCTGAATTAAAAATCAGAATTAGTATAAAATAACTCGTAgtatttttaagctttttatgTTATAATTGAAGAACCCAAGAGATATGGTAAATTATTGCAGCATCCCATGCAAtccttaaaacaataaaatagagAAGGATTTCTTCTCTAGATGATGAGATTTGCCCATTGAAATTTTGTTTGCCAGCAACAATTCTTCTATCCAAAATTTATCCTATTAAATACAACATACAATACGATAATACATCCTTAAATTcatcaggaggaggaggaggaggtggaggaggaggagagttTCGGTTATCAAGTCACAAATCTCCTATCATTATCACCgaaacaaagtaaaaaacttGTACAGATGACAGGCTATGTCTGATTAAACATAAATGTATGTCAACTGTAAAGTGACTCAGGTCGTTTGTCGGTGGTTCATCGGACATGAAACTTTATAGTAAGGCTTGCATATGGCGGAGCAAAGGGGTAAGGAAGCTGGAACTAGCGATTCAGATCAGGGGCACGAGCCCCTCCTCCCTTGCCTGGATGCTCCTTGACAAATGATGTATTTTGGGGGCTCTCTGTGTCAATATTATAATGGAGACCATGTACAAGCCTACCCGACCCGAGTAGGTTTGGGCCAGGTAGAGTGGTTTTCGTGGTTACAAGACCCGCTCTAGAATCTATCGAGTCAACGggttaacttaaatattttactAGATCagtcagattttttttaactcgaaTTAATTTAGATATTCTATCCGAAGTTAACTTATCGGTTCGATCCAAGTTTACAGCCATGCAACAGGGCCATTGACTCCACCTCATCTCGGACTTGATCCAGCTAAAGCAGGCTTAAATGGGCTGGATAGGCATGATCAGTGCTGGGCCTCAGAAATGCTTGGTACATTACACGGAACGCAACATGGCaaccagaaaagaaaacagGGGACAGGAGAAGAGAATCATAGTTTGAAGTCCCAACGATGGACTGGTCCTCGTGGCTTCTACGCAGTGTTTCAAGAAGTGGTGATGATAGCGAAAACAGCCAAAACCCAAATCAACAGATACCAAAACcagcaggaggaggaggaggagaaggaggagggGAGGAGGAACAGCTAGGAGTCACGCAGCAATTGATCGATCATGTAAAGTCCTTCACAATTGACACTTTCAAGAATTTCCCACTccgaggtaaaaaaaaaacatgtgttgtTAATGTTACTACTTCTAGTTCCATGTTGGGTTTTCTTTTGCTTATGTTTtcttgttgtctttgtattttGGTGCTAGAAGATGAGGCAACTCCTTCTTCAACGACAACATCGTCCAATGTTCAAAGGGATCTCTCTGAATGGCAGGAGCGACATGCTACACTTGTTCTTTCCAAAGCCAAGGTTtgcttttctctccttttttttttatgaaaccaCTTTCTTGCTTGTGATTGTTGGGATCTGTGAAAGTGAAACAACGTTTGCTTCTGCCTCCTTAGGACTTGAAAGGGAACTTCATTCAATTAAGAAACCGTTGATTCTAAACCCTTTTCATTGTGGtagatataacaaaaaaaaatggacattGTTTATTAAACTATAGAACAGGAAGGACATAACTGCAAGAAGACTACTTTTGATGTGGAGGGACCAGATTTTAGAATGAATGAGGGGGTATGCTTTGTCTGTAAACAATTGAATGGGTGAGGGGTTAGAACTGAAATCCACATTTGCATTTGGGGGGGCTATCATGATTGTTTTAGAAATTACCTTTAAATTAGAATGCAAGGTTTTAAAGAATGATGATGGATGCTTGaagtggtttttcttttttcctacaacttttcttttcaagtgcTTTAGATAGGTTTTTTCGTCTTATTTTCTAGGAGCTTTCGCATCTGAGATTTATGCTTTGCCCTCGTCACTTGAAGGAGAGACAGttttggatgatatattttatgcTCGTCAAGAGTCATGTGGCTGAGTAAGTCTTACAACTTTTCAGTAGTTTCATGCAAAATCTTAGGTTTATTGCTGCGTGAATTGAAAGAAATGATGCTTTAATATTATTTCCTTTGAGTGGCCAATTCTTGTTGAAccataagagagagaaaagaagcatTTGGGTGCTGATATCATCTTGTTCCTCTACAAAGTAACAGGTTTTGAGTAAACTCAGAACAACTTGCCTTGAATGTTCTCTTGTTCACTTACTGTTTGTTGAAAAGCTAAAGCTCAAAGCTCATGCATTTGTTGGTTTCTGTTTTGACTGCGTTCCATAAAACATGAGCTGACTGATGTTTATTCTTCTTAGGCAAATTATCTCTAGCAAACTGAAAAACATTGCTTGAAGATAGATAGACTGGCAGAAAATTTTACTTTGAGGCACTGTGCTCAGTCtatgataaaagaaataacaGAGTAAATTCCCACttgaaatctgaaaaaaaaaaatgtagactttttaatttattgtagatTCTCGTGTTCATATAGACATAGACATGCTAAACTCTGaaattattggttgttgatttgCTTATTATGCAGAAATGTGAATGGCCTGCGTATTGCACAATTATACGTAGACATGTGAATAGGGTGTGGTGAAATAAATGTCATTTATATAGGCTTTGGGTTCTCTGCTTTAGTGTAATTTAGTCTGTTGACCCGAGTGAAATTGTTTTATCTTGTGCTTGAATATTTCAGAAAATCTTTAGTGGAGATGGAACATATTCAGGTCTACTTACCTAAACAACAGGGTGAAAATAAAAGCACAACAATATTAGCAGTAAGTTAAGGATAGGTCactactgtgtttttttttttaaaaaaaagattttattacaaaaaagaagatgCATAATTACAAGAGAATCAAATCAATGAAGCTTTTGAATCAGGCTGATATCTTAAGCATTTGCAATAGTATAATACAACATACTTCTGTTGTAGATGATCAGAATTCAGAGAAGaattaaaagatagaaattATAAATTGCAGTGCTTAAATTTTTCCATGAATTAATAGGTTTTATCTGCACATGAATGGTATTTGGGATATAGGTTTAGTTGAGTGAGTTGATACAAAAGGTCAGAGTGggctataatatatatatttattttatggccTATAAGCTAGTAGTCGATCCATTTTCATCCTTTAGTTTTCCTAACAAGATATTTAGATCTACATATTTCACCAACACATTCAAATTACCTCAGCTTAATTGTATgtgttagtttttgtttttttccttaacaaTGCATTTATGATTGTTGCAGtcaagaattaaaatgattaacaaACTTTTGTGATTACAAATATGGCTTCAATTGCAtgaacccccccccccctcacacacacacacacacacacacacaatttgACTTCTGGTATAACGTTATCAGATACGAGCTGCATGCCATACGACTGGCTAAGCTTAAAAGGATGGCAATAGAGAATGAAGAACCTTCAAATACGATTGGATTTGAAGTTGAAATGGCAGAAACAAAGCAATCAGCGAATTTAGCTCCTCCAACTTCATGAGATCACCATTTACTTACTCTCTGAGGTGGAAGAACAAATGATGCAGGTACTTGTCTAATTTAGCTAGAAAGTAGTCGATACATTTTTCTTCTGAAATATTGTTGAAGTTGCTTGTTGCTGGGGATGATATGTgagttggttttgttttggtaGTCAGACTGGTATTCACTAGTGGCTTTCCCATTTATTTAAAGCAATTGATAGTTAATAGAAGGGATCTAGTGAAGATTATCAGATGTTGAGAGAAGTATTAGAATTCTAGAGAGGTATTCACTGGGGATGAAACACAGtggtttgagatttttttttttttaaatatagctTGAATTGACCAAAcagttaatgtaaaaaaaaggtCAATTCTCGAGTTGGATTGTATATTCAagctcattttttaaaaaataattttattttaaattttatttttattgaaatttatatgAGAATCATGAAAactaatcattattttttgggtaCAGCCTTACAAGAAAgtgaaatttaacatattaacaAATATACACTCattgtttataataattataattatatatgaaaacaccaaatctttattgaaatatttgatttgataaaagtATCTAACTTTTTCAAGAGAAATCACCCGTATTAAAAGGGTTTTACAAGCGAATCTCGATATTGTgtcctaattattattttttaaaaaagaaactttcATGTGCTAtgtgtttttcttaaaagaagTACTATATTCATAGCTAAACTAATCAACTAATCACAAGATATTGGCAAAGTGATCTCAATCTAAATTGCTACATCTTAATTGCAATAatcttttctaaaattatataatatatatatatatatatatatataaagcaaaaatCCACAGCAATCAAGACTTGTAGTCCATCTTGAATTGGCATCATTACTACCATAGGAAAAGCATCTTAATGATGTCAAAAAGGGCCAGTCTTGGGTGGCATTTCCTCTTGTCGAAGCAAGAGCATCTTCTTGCAGGCCACAACCTCCGGTCTGGTCTGGTCTTCAACAGGTagttctattaaaataaatgtgaaGAGCAAATGCTTGAAGAAAGTGAGAAGACATCATCAAATCTATGTTGAACATGCAGCAGCCGGTGAGGTAACCTTTGCAGAATCCGTACATGGTCCCATGTCGACAGGGCTCGACTCCACCAGGGGCTCTGCATTCATGCATGCAATAAAATGCCCACTTGACAGCCTGAATAAGTTTCCCGCCACAGGTTTCCGGGGATGATGGTGGCTgtgattttaaaacattttttaaatacgaaaacaaatgataaaagtCAAAAAAATCAGGCAGGAAAAGGGGAAAACCCCACTGTCAAGAGGAACCTGAAGTTAGAAGTAGGATTCTGCAGAACAATCCAAGAGGGCATCACCATCACTGTTGATTTTAAACCCAAATGTCCAAACACAATGGGACCGGGTAACTACTATCACCATCATCACCTCTGAGCTGATGgaataaaatagaaattcttgaaaatatttattaaaaaaaaaaaagaatgaaagggAGATGACTGGAGATGATCTTATGCAGCCCATAATGTGGAAAACATGGTTTTCAAGACGAATGATGTTAGCTCTAAAGAGATAATAAATGTCTTTTTCATTTCCAGTTTTTTTCGATGAGAAATTGGAAAATGGGAGtgtttattgaaatataaaaatatttttttcacggaaaagtaaaaaatacattgaaattataactatttaaaaaaaatcaaaaccataatttatacAAGTAATATTCTCATTGTaagatattgattttattttatccaaacTAAAGgttattgtaaaaaatatatattgttatattaaaaaaagttatactggatttttataataaaaattaaatttataacattaatcagatatgaaaatgtaaaaaaaataattaatcttttacatacttgtatataaaagaaaaaaaatatatttgttcatgtctttttctaaaaaaatggcgataaacttgtaaaaagaaaactataCAAAAACCTCTAAAATGTGTTTCTGTACAAATTTTTACGAGGAAATATTAATGTCCATGTTTGGCCAATGAACCAGACAGTATTTGTACAATTTAACCAGCCAGTCCAAATTCACTTTGAACaacaacaccaccaccaccaccaccaccaccaccacgaGCACATCTCGTATGCGGCCAAGGCAAGTAGGGTACAAACAATCTTATCTTCAGATTTAGAGAGACGAGACATCCCCATCAGAACCTAAATTCAAGTGCAGGGCACAAGACACCAAACAGTAGAAAAAGACAATCATGGAAAAAGTGGAGTCCATTTATTCCCTAAGAAATTCATAGTTCATCCCCATGTATAGACACAAGTGAAATTTGAAGAGGATGCAGACGAGAAGGATGACCTAGCAACTAAACACTACCTCCTAAAAGTTACAATGGCTAAAAGACTAATCCCTAAACTACCTATCCTCCTCTCAAATGAGTCCCAAGCCTTTTCCAGGATTCCAATCTGATGTTAATCTGTAACTCACCAGCTCTGTTGTGTTACAGATCTTTGAGTTGAACATCTTCCATGGCTTCCATTCACTTAGCATGAGCTTGCAAGGGAGATAGATGATGAGGTTATATAAAGCAAGACGATGCAAGTCACTTCTTTCGGAATCCTTCGTGTGAAAATGACAAACAAGATGGAGGAAACAGAAGCACAGATGTTGAGGATACCACTCAAGGGATTACTCGGACCCATTCATAGCGCCCAGATAGCGGCAGATCATTCACGATATCAAAGTTGTACCTGCAAAATTCAATGAGACAGTTGCCTCAGCTAATTGAAGATACAATCAAGATGAAACAATCTGtacttcaaactttttttcttttttcttttcttgttcacGTCAAACATGCATAACTGTGAGCATACTCTTGAATAGAAGAGTTAAAGCCAGCATACTTCTCAATAAATAGTCTCTGCTGTTGCTGTTCTACACCAGCAAAAAACTCATCCATTTCACATGTTGTCGGGATATTTCTCTGCGTGTTCAAGAGTCTCTGGCTGCCCGCAGTTGAGCTTCTCTGTCTTGTGGTTGAACCCGGGTTTGCTATGGTTTCTGAGTCCCTTATCAAGCTACATGGTGTGCTTTCCCTGGTGCACCtgcttaaataaaaatcatggcATTAGAAGTGTTTCATTCAGAGGGGTGATTTTCATCACTCGAGCTACTTATCCAGGTCCCAGAAATGGTTCCACAAAATTCCAATAGTCGAAACATTTTTAAGACAGCAAACTGAAGTGTACTAAACTCAAATGTAGTACCAGAAACCCTATTATTGGTCGTgtgaaaaaattatacaaaCTATAGCAACAATACAGGAAAACTTTGAAACTTTTTGTCACCTACTGATAGCCCTAAGAGTACCCGCATAAATGCATCGGCTCGTACCCAGGCCCCACAAATAGGATACATCACCATCCCCTTGCATGCTAACACAAGTGAGTTAGAGGAGTTATTGTTACCAgtattgcaaaaaataaatttattatcattatggTTTCAGATGCCAGATTTTCTGAAAGCTATATGGCAAGGCGGCTAAAAGaacaaataatagaaaaatgatcaaaatgaaattcaaatacaaaaaacagcAAATTTGTTTGC
It encodes the following:
- the LOC118049888 gene encoding uncharacterized protein isoform X3, whose protein sequence is MDWSSWLLRSVSRSGDDSENSQNPNQQIPKPAGGGGGEGGGEEEQLGVTQQLIDHVKSFTIDTFKNFPLREDEATPSSTTTSSNVQRDLSEWQERHATLVLSKAKELSHLRFMLCPRHLKERQFWMIYFMLVKSHVAEKSLVEMEHIQVYLPKQQGENKSTTILAIRAACHTTG
- the LOC118049888 gene encoding uncharacterized protein isoform X1 produces the protein MDWSSWLLRSVSRSGDDSENSQNPNQQIPKPAGGGGGEGGGEEEQLGVTQQLIDHVKSFTIDTFKNFPLREDEATPSSTTTSSNVQRDLSEWQERHATLVLSKAKELSHLRFMLCPRHLKERQFWMIYFMLVKSHVAEYELHAIRLAKLKRMAIENEEPSNTIGFEVEMAETKQSANLAPPTS
- the LOC118049888 gene encoding uncharacterized protein isoform X2, with the translated sequence MDWSSWLLRSVSRSGDDSENSQNPNQQIPKPAGGGGGEGGGEEEQLGVTQQLIDHVKSFTIDTFKNFPLRDEATPSSTTTSSNVQRDLSEWQERHATLVLSKAKELSHLRFMLCPRHLKERQFWMIYFMLVKSHVAEYELHAIRLAKLKRMAIENEEPSNTIGFEVEMAETKQSANLAPPTS